A genomic segment from Heptranchias perlo isolate sHepPer1 chromosome 18, sHepPer1.hap1, whole genome shotgun sequence encodes:
- the LOC137334823 gene encoding metabotropic glutamate receptor 8-like has translation MRLEGSRPASCRHRLLFLLAAKCYWFLAVMQGSEAQEHAHSIRLEGDIILGGLFPVHSRGPSGAACGEIKKEKGIHRMEAMLHAVDQLNRDPELLANITLGVRILDTCSRDTYALEQSLTFVQALIEKDATDVRCASGEPPIVTKPDKIVGVIGASASSVSIMVANILRLFKIGNAIDL, from the exons ATGAGGCTGGAGGGAAGCCGACCAGCCTCTTGCCGGCAccggctcctcttcctcctcgccGCCAAGTGTTACTGGTTCCTCGCCGTGATGCAGGGGAGCGAAGCCCAAGAACATGCCCACTCCATCCGGCTGGAGGGGGACATCATCCTCGGGGGGCTCTTCCCCGTCCACTCCCGGGGACCGTCCGGGGCCGCTTGCGGCGAgatcaagaaggagaaagggatCCACAGGATGGAGGCGATGCTGCACGCCGTGGACCAACTCAACCGTGACCCCGAGCTCCTGGCTAACATCACCCTGGGTGTCCGCATCCTCGATACCTGCTCCAGGGACACTTATGCCTTGGAGCAGTCTCTGACTTTCGTCCAAGCCCTGATCGAAAAAGATGCCACGGACGTGAGATGTGCCAGCGGAGAGCCTCCGATCGTGACCAAACCCGACAAGATCGTGGGAGTTATAGGAGCCTCTGCAAGTTCAGTCTCCATCATGGTGGCCAATATACTGAGACTTTTTAAG atTGGAAATGCCATCGACCTCTGA